Proteins found in one Lysinibacillus fusiformis genomic segment:
- a CDS encoding cobalt-precorrin-5B (C(1))-methyltransferase, which yields MERKPKKDPKDMRHGYTTGACATAVSKAALLALITKEEQETSTIHLPIGRDATFTIEKCIFEENAVSCETIKDAGDDPDATHQALIVGTVSWADTPGIHLDGGIGVGRVTKPGLPVPVGEAAINPVPRKMIYSTVQGVLDEFHITRGVNVVISVPKGEEIAKKTLNGRLGILGGISILGTRGTVVPFSSSAYMASIVQAISVAKEAGCEHLVVTTGGRSEKFAMKQYPHLAEEAFIEMGDFVGFTLKHCKRLGIKQVSLVGMMGKFSKVAQGVMMVHSKSAPIDFNFLAQLAEDIGADGETIAQVLEANTASQVGEIMMEKGYDAFFHHLCEACCYSSIRHIRGGLTLSTSIYSMQGQLLGRADDIASIDEIDWDRG from the coding sequence ATGGAGCGGAAGCCAAAAAAGGATCCCAAAGACATGCGTCACGGTTATACGACGGGAGCCTGTGCAACTGCGGTATCAAAGGCTGCATTGCTTGCCCTTATTACCAAGGAGGAGCAAGAAACAAGCACGATTCATTTACCTATTGGTCGAGATGCAACCTTTACAATTGAAAAATGCATATTTGAAGAAAATGCTGTCAGCTGTGAAACGATTAAAGATGCTGGTGATGATCCTGATGCGACCCATCAGGCACTCATCGTTGGCACAGTGAGTTGGGCAGATACACCTGGTATTCATTTAGATGGAGGAATTGGCGTCGGGCGTGTCACAAAGCCTGGCTTGCCAGTGCCTGTCGGAGAGGCGGCCATTAATCCTGTACCACGTAAAATGATTTATAGCACGGTCCAAGGTGTATTGGACGAATTTCACATTACACGAGGCGTGAACGTGGTAATTTCCGTACCGAAAGGAGAGGAGATTGCTAAAAAAACGTTAAATGGGCGACTCGGTATACTTGGAGGCATCTCAATCTTAGGCACAAGGGGAACCGTCGTGCCTTTTTCGAGTTCTGCGTATATGGCCAGTATTGTCCAAGCCATTAGTGTAGCGAAAGAGGCTGGCTGTGAGCACTTAGTGGTGACAACAGGTGGTCGTAGTGAAAAATTTGCGATGAAACAATACCCACATCTAGCAGAAGAAGCGTTTATTGAAATGGGTGACTTTGTTGGTTTTACATTAAAACATTGTAAGCGCCTCGGCATCAAACAAGTATCACTTGTTGGTATGATGGGGAAATTTTCAAAAGTGGCGCAAGGTGTCATGATGGTGCATTCCAAAAGTGCGCCAATCGACTTTAATTTTTTAGCACAACTGGCAGAGGATATAGGAGCCGATGGAGAAACCATAGCACAAGTTCTGGAGGCAAATACAGCGTCACAAGTAGGTGAAATTATGATGGAGAAGGGCTATGACGCGTTCTTCCATCATTTATGTGAGGCCTGCTGCTATTCCTCCATCCGTCATATTAGGGGCGGTTTAACGCTTTCCACATCGATCTATTCGATGCAGGGACAATTATTAGGAAGGGCTGATGACATTGCATCGATCGATGAAATTGATTGGGATCGGGGATAA
- a CDS encoding precorrin-8X methylmutase produces MDFKTDFKPLTVDPDKIYDYSFAIIAEEMGEHDFSEDEWKVVRRIIHASADFELGRSVIITPGAIEAGIKSILAGRHVIADVQMIESGSGKKRFQKHGGDLHCYIADEDVSIEAKKQNTTRAIISMQKASTLHEGGIYAIGNAPTALLELIRLIKEGLAKPDLIIGMPVGFVSAAESKEELLKLEGIPYITNVGRKGGSTVTVAALNAISLLADEQAKK; encoded by the coding sequence ATGGATTTTAAAACAGATTTCAAACCATTAACGGTAGACCCAGATAAAATTTACGATTACAGTTTCGCCATTATTGCAGAGGAAATGGGCGAGCATGACTTCTCAGAAGATGAATGGAAAGTTGTACGTCGTATTATCCATGCATCGGCTGATTTCGAGCTAGGACGTAGTGTCATCATTACACCAGGGGCGATTGAAGCGGGTATCAAGTCTATTCTTGCAGGACGTCATGTGATTGCAGATGTGCAAATGATTGAAAGTGGCTCTGGTAAAAAGCGTTTCCAAAAACATGGTGGCGATTTGCATTGCTATATTGCGGATGAAGATGTATCAATCGAAGCGAAAAAACAAAATACAACTCGTGCCATCATTTCGATGCAAAAGGCTTCAACATTACATGAAGGTGGTATTTATGCCATTGGTAATGCACCAACCGCATTGCTGGAATTGATTCGTTTAATTAAAGAAGGACTAGCAAAACCAGATTTAATTATCGGTATGCCTGTTGGTTTCGTGTCAGCAGCCGAGTCAAAAGAAGAGCTGCTTAAACTAGAAGGGATTCCGTACATTACCAATGTTGGTCGTAAAGGCGGTAGTACAGTGACGGTTGCCGCATTAAATGCCATCTCACTTTTAGCGGACGAACAGGCGAAAAAATAA
- the cobK gene encoding precorrin-6A reductase, with the protein MIFMLAGTSDARDLALALQSAGHAVTATVVTESAASSLADVGLPHLVGRLTAEEMATIMTEQGYQLVVDASHPFAEEASKNAMAAAKQAQIPYIRYERAHEHYAHPLITVVKDYEEAAQLAAEKRGVIMLTTGSKTLATFTKVLQGLENTRVIARMLPRLDNMEKCEALGVAQRDIVAIQGPFSKELNEALFRQYGVTLMITKESGKVGSVDEKLEAALACQIETILIARPNIQYGQQYSTFEEVLKAVEQTI; encoded by the coding sequence ATGATTTTCATGTTAGCGGGGACGAGTGATGCAAGGGATTTAGCCCTTGCATTACAAAGCGCAGGTCATGCGGTGACAGCTACGGTCGTCACCGAATCGGCAGCCTCAAGTCTTGCTGACGTTGGCCTGCCACATTTAGTTGGTCGACTGACGGCTGAGGAAATGGCGACCATTATGACAGAGCAAGGCTATCAATTGGTGGTAGATGCCTCTCACCCATTTGCGGAGGAGGCATCTAAAAATGCGATGGCAGCGGCGAAACAGGCACAAATTCCTTATATTCGCTATGAGCGAGCTCATGAACATTATGCCCATCCTTTAATTACTGTTGTAAAGGATTATGAGGAGGCAGCTCAGTTAGCTGCAGAAAAACGCGGTGTCATTATGCTAACGACGGGAAGTAAAACACTCGCTACATTTACAAAGGTGTTACAGGGCTTAGAAAACACAAGAGTAATCGCTCGTATGCTTCCACGACTGGACAATATGGAAAAATGTGAGGCGCTAGGAGTGGCACAGCGAGATATTGTGGCGATTCAAGGTCCGTTTTCAAAGGAATTAAATGAAGCTCTCTTTCGTCAATACGGAGTGACGCTGATGATCACCAAAGAAAGCGGTAAAGTTGGCTCAGTGGATGAGAAGCTAGAGGCAGCTCTTGCATGTCAGATTGAAACAATTCTTATTGCTAGACCAAATATTCAATACGGCCAACAATATTCAACATTTGAAGAAGTATTAAAGGCTGTTGAACAGACAATTTAG
- a CDS encoding sirohydrochlorin chelatase, with protein MKAILFVGHGSRLAAGNDEVRTFIEQMTPRIDEQFLVETCFLEFASPNIEEGITNCVKKGATEVHVIPIILLHAGHSKLHIPAEIEHAREHYPTITFTYGQTIGIHDEIFAILQDRLAEIGFNSEQEQQDTAILLIARGGSDPSANGDFYKITRLLWEKLPVKYVESAFMGVTDPRVEEGIERCVKLGAKKIIMLPYFLFTGILMERMNGMCEKFNELYPECDIQIANYFGYHERLQNVLLERIEQAVNGTSTGMQDLEDYRAYAAVHGHAHHHHHHDHDHHHEHDHDHDHHHEEEPVK; from the coding sequence ATGAAAGCTATTTTATTTGTCGGCCATGGGAGCCGTTTAGCAGCAGGAAATGATGAGGTTCGTACATTTATCGAACAAATGACACCGCGTATTGACGAACAATTTTTAGTGGAAACTTGTTTCCTTGAATTTGCTTCACCTAACATCGAAGAAGGTATTACAAACTGTGTGAAAAAGGGAGCTACAGAGGTTCATGTGATTCCAATCATTTTACTTCATGCAGGCCATTCAAAACTGCATATTCCAGCAGAAATCGAGCATGCGCGTGAGCATTATCCAACGATTACATTCACATATGGTCAAACAATTGGCATCCATGATGAAATCTTTGCCATTTTACAAGATCGCTTAGCTGAAATTGGCTTTAATTCAGAACAAGAGCAGCAAGACACGGCTATTTTATTGATTGCACGAGGAGGCAGTGATCCATCTGCTAATGGCGATTTTTATAAAATTACACGACTTTTATGGGAAAAACTACCTGTTAAATACGTGGAAAGTGCTTTTATGGGTGTCACAGATCCACGAGTTGAAGAAGGAATTGAACGTTGTGTCAAACTAGGTGCAAAAAAAATCATCATGTTACCTTACTTTTTATTCACAGGCATTTTGATGGAACGTATGAATGGCATGTGTGAGAAGTTTAATGAACTTTATCCAGAGTGTGATATTCAAATTGCTAACTATTTTGGCTACCATGAACGTTTACAAAATGTTCTATTAGAGCGTATTGAACAGGCGGTCAATGGTACATCAACAGGTATGCAAGATCTAGAAGACTATCGTGCCTATGCGGCAGTACATGGACATGCACATCATCATCACCATCATGATCATGACCACCATCATGAGCACGACCACGACCACGACCATCATCATGAAGAGGAGCCGGTAAAATGA
- the cobJ gene encoding precorrin-3B C(17)-methyltransferase, whose translation MAQKGKIFVVGFGPGDFKHITTRAVEALQQSDMIIGYKTYVELIQDLVSAKSIVSTGMTEEVSRAQEAVRQAEAGSIVSVISSGDAGVYGMAGLVYEVLIELGWTEATGIEVEIVPGISAINSCASILGAPIMHDACTISLSDHLTPWNLIAKRVEAAAMADFVIALYNPKSGRRTRQIVEAQRILLEYRSPDTPVGLVKSAYRERQEVTMTTLAEMLEHDIGMLTTVIIGNSSTFFYDNKMITPRGYQRKYTLGEEKQPLRPHQRLREENEPWAMNQETGTARNDFTADPNAGRFNKPSIAATPKPKKTALEMATAALAMVKGTNAVNVTPKLVQQKIESIFELAVSPGVANKFFTPQQMLTLAEVVGEEGTMEYTPDHQIHLKIPTTAPEQITEKLQEVGFLLAPIGDVLSLKACDFCYGEKADSIPYAEEIQEKLGGMSLPKTLNIGFNGCGMACYRAVFDDIGIVYRKSKFDVFIGAKPVGRTAHAAQPVVEGLEPDQLIPLITDIIEEYQANAHPNERLFKYFKRVKKILHFTYQDMSSKIKVEPAPCGD comes from the coding sequence ATGGCGCAAAAAGGAAAAATTTTCGTAGTAGGCTTTGGACCTGGAGATTTTAAGCATATTACGACACGTGCAGTAGAAGCTTTACAACAAAGTGATATGATTATAGGCTACAAAACCTATGTAGAGCTGATTCAAGATTTAGTTAGTGCGAAATCGATTGTTAGCACAGGCATGACAGAAGAGGTGTCCCGTGCGCAGGAAGCCGTTCGCCAAGCAGAGGCAGGGAGCATTGTCTCGGTGATTTCGAGTGGTGATGCAGGCGTTTATGGCATGGCGGGATTAGTGTATGAGGTGTTAATCGAGCTAGGCTGGACAGAAGCAACAGGAATTGAAGTAGAAATTGTTCCTGGTATTTCTGCGATTAATTCATGTGCGAGCATACTTGGTGCACCCATTATGCATGATGCTTGTACAATCAGTTTAAGTGACCATCTAACACCTTGGAATTTGATTGCAAAGCGTGTCGAGGCAGCTGCGATGGCAGATTTTGTCATCGCATTATACAATCCTAAAAGTGGTCGCCGTACAAGACAAATTGTCGAAGCTCAGCGAATTCTCTTAGAATATCGTTCGCCAGACACACCAGTAGGGCTTGTGAAAAGTGCGTATCGAGAACGTCAAGAAGTGACCATGACAACGCTAGCAGAAATGCTAGAACATGATATTGGTATGCTGACAACTGTCATTATCGGGAATTCATCAACATTTTTCTATGACAATAAGATGATTACGCCACGCGGTTACCAACGTAAATATACCCTTGGGGAAGAAAAACAACCATTACGTCCACATCAACGTTTGCGTGAAGAAAATGAACCTTGGGCAATGAATCAAGAGACAGGAACAGCAAGAAATGACTTTACAGCTGATCCTAATGCAGGGCGTTTTAATAAACCCAGTATAGCCGCTACGCCAAAGCCGAAAAAAACAGCACTTGAAATGGCTACAGCGGCACTCGCAATGGTGAAAGGGACAAACGCAGTCAACGTAACACCGAAGCTTGTACAGCAAAAAATAGAATCTATTTTTGAATTAGCAGTGAGCCCAGGTGTGGCCAATAAGTTTTTTACTCCTCAGCAAATGCTGACGTTAGCAGAGGTCGTTGGGGAAGAGGGGACGATGGAATATACACCAGATCATCAAATCCATTTGAAAATACCAACGACTGCCCCTGAACAGATCACAGAGAAATTGCAGGAAGTAGGCTTTTTATTAGCACCGATTGGTGATGTGCTATCTCTAAAAGCTTGTGATTTTTGCTATGGTGAAAAGGCTGATTCGATACCATACGCCGAAGAAATACAAGAAAAACTTGGTGGCATGTCTTTACCGAAAACATTAAATATTGGCTTTAATGGCTGTGGTATGGCCTGTTATCGAGCTGTATTTGATGATATTGGCATCGTCTACCGTAAAAGTAAATTTGATGTCTTTATTGGAGCGAAGCCAGTTGGTCGTACGGCTCACGCAGCACAGCCTGTTGTAGAAGGGTTGGAGCCTGATCAGCTGATTCCACTCATTACAGATATTATTGAAGAATACCAAGCAAATGCTCATCCAAATGAACGCTTGTTTAAATATTTTAAACGTGTGAAAAAGATACTGCATTTTACGTATCAAGATATGTCTTCCAAAATAAAAGTAGAGCCAGCTCCGTGCGGCGACTAG
- a CDS encoding (2Fe-2S) ferredoxin domain-containing protein — protein MTTWNLEGMKTHLFICNGSSCMNKDGEEITLAIRDEIQRQALDQEIHTTRTRCNGRCKDACVVIAYPQGNWYRVPSTEHARTLVQDLHHESLYNEHVFTLREGTLQRTAQTTAIKGIEKVKEG, from the coding sequence ATGACAACATGGAATTTAGAGGGGATGAAAACACATCTCTTTATTTGCAATGGCAGTAGTTGCATGAATAAGGATGGTGAGGAAATTACCTTAGCCATTCGAGATGAAATACAGCGACAAGCACTCGATCAAGAAATACATACGACAAGAACGCGCTGTAATGGACGATGCAAGGATGCCTGTGTGGTAATCGCCTACCCTCAAGGGAATTGGTATCGTGTGCCATCAACAGAGCATGCTAGGACACTAGTACAAGATTTACATCATGAATCCTTATACAACGAACATGTCTTTACACTTCGTGAAGGTACATTACAGCGTACTGCTCAAACAACAGCCATTAAAGGGATCGAAAAGGTGAAAGAGGGGTAA
- a CDS encoding energy-coupling factor ABC transporter permease — MKFSWWKLSYFLLAFLIVPKRAFAMHIMEGFLPIEWAIFWWVISIPFIVLGLRSIRKTIDENPETKMLLGLSGAFAFVLSALKIPSVTGSCSHPTGVGLGTVLFGPLAMSVIGTIVLLFQSLLLAHGGITTLGANAFSMAIVGPFIAYFVFKGAQKVGLSFSLAVFFAAMLGDLGTYVVTSVQLALAFPSEVGGFMASFTKFAGIFALTQIPLAVSEGILTVIVMNFLKKYNISELKTLRVFSTKEAH, encoded by the coding sequence TTGAAATTTTCATGGTGGAAACTTAGTTATTTTTTATTGGCCTTTTTAATTGTGCCAAAACGTGCCTTTGCGATGCATATCATGGAAGGTTTTTTGCCAATCGAATGGGCGATTTTTTGGTGGGTCATCTCTATTCCTTTTATAGTTCTAGGATTGCGCTCTATTCGCAAAACAATTGATGAAAATCCTGAAACAAAGATGCTTTTAGGGCTTTCAGGAGCCTTTGCTTTTGTGCTATCTGCCTTAAAAATCCCTTCTGTTACAGGTAGCTGCTCTCACCCAACTGGTGTTGGACTTGGGACAGTTCTCTTTGGCCCTCTAGCCATGAGTGTAATTGGAACAATCGTTTTATTATTCCAATCTTTATTATTAGCACATGGAGGAATCACGACTTTAGGGGCGAACGCCTTTTCGATGGCTATTGTAGGTCCTTTTATTGCTTACTTTGTCTTTAAAGGAGCACAAAAAGTAGGTTTGTCATTTTCACTAGCCGTATTTTTCGCAGCTATGCTTGGTGATTTAGGTACATATGTTGTGACTTCTGTACAACTAGCACTAGCCTTCCCTTCAGAAGTTGGAGGCTTTATGGCATCCTTTACAAAGTTTGCAGGTATTTTTGCCTTAACTCAAATTCCTTTAGCGGTGAGTGAAGGGATTTTAACGGTCATTGTGATGAATTTCTTGAAAAAATACAATATTAGCGAATTAAAAACTTTACGTGTTTTCTCAACAAAGGAGGCACATTAA
- a CDS encoding energy-coupling factor ABC transporter substrate-binding protein: MKKNLLLLAIVVLLAIIPLFIQKGAEFGGADGEAEAAIGEINAEYEPWFESLWEPPSGEIESLLFVLQAAIGAGFIGYFIGYMRGKHKEG; this comes from the coding sequence ATGAAAAAAAATTTATTGCTATTAGCAATTGTTGTGTTGTTAGCCATCATTCCATTGTTCATACAAAAAGGTGCTGAATTTGGTGGTGCTGATGGAGAGGCAGAAGCAGCCATTGGTGAAATCAATGCGGAATATGAACCATGGTTCGAAAGCCTATGGGAGCCACCAAGCGGTGAAATCGAAAGCTTATTATTCGTGCTACAGGCAGCTATTGGAGCTGGCTTTATTGGCTACTTCATCGGCTATATGCGTGGCAAACATAAAGAAGGTTAA
- the cbiQ gene encoding cobalt ECF transporter T component CbiQ — protein MLLIDKYAYLNKLASVHPLEKMIFSLGILLITLIMRDERLSLITFFVMSAFIILGAKIPLTYYAKLLLLPGFFLFTSLVSILLSITPSTNALPAHIWSYTWTNWTVFIGNASVLLAQQLFFVVLGSISCLYFLILTTSVQGICYVLRQWRLPSLLVELVELTYRFIFMFLESMQNIHLAQQARLGYHSPLQWLRSVSMLIVALFVEMFQRSRELNNAMQSRGGEAVYWQEVGSYSKKNWLGMAAILLVLIVYGGYFT, from the coding sequence ATGTTACTCATTGATAAGTATGCCTATCTTAATAAGCTAGCGTCTGTTCATCCGCTAGAAAAAATGATATTTTCACTTGGAATACTTCTCATAACGCTCATCATGAGAGATGAACGACTTTCACTCATTACATTTTTTGTAATGAGTGCTTTTATCATTTTAGGTGCAAAAATTCCGCTTACATACTATGCCAAGTTATTATTGCTACCTGGATTTTTCTTATTCACAAGTCTCGTATCTATTTTACTTTCCATTACACCGTCAACCAATGCACTACCTGCCCATATTTGGTCTTATACATGGACGAATTGGACTGTTTTCATTGGGAACGCAAGTGTGCTATTAGCGCAGCAGCTGTTCTTTGTCGTTCTGGGCAGTATTAGTTGTTTATACTTTTTAATTCTAACCACTTCTGTACAAGGAATATGTTATGTGCTACGACAATGGCGACTCCCCTCTTTATTGGTTGAACTCGTTGAACTAACCTATCGTTTTATTTTTATGTTTTTAGAAAGTATGCAAAATATCCATCTAGCCCAGCAAGCGCGTCTCGGCTACCATTCACCGTTGCAATGGCTACGCTCTGTCTCCATGCTCATTGTGGCATTATTTGTGGAAATGTTTCAACGTAGTCGGGAGCTCAACAATGCCATGCAATCACGTGGTGGCGAGGCCGTCTACTGGCAAGAGGTGGGCTCCTATAGCAAGAAAAATTGGCTAGGTATGGCAGCAATATTACTAGTCCTCATCGTATATGGAGGGTATTTCACATGA
- a CDS encoding energy-coupling factor ABC transporter ATP-binding protein: MTAFYFELNQLSYAYADGTKALSDITLDIPKGKKIAILGHNGAGKSTLFQHLNGILKPTAGTILFEGNGLEYSRKALKVLRQQVGIVFQNADHQLFSGTVKQDIAFGPLNLGWSTEKMEEKIAWAVAQTEVEDLLDKPIHFLSVGQKKRVAMAGVLAMEPSVLLLDEPTAGLDNYYATQVLQYLAKLEDGERTILLATHDIPLAYEWADLMIVMEAGKIIYNGDPIALFYEEELLKRAHLERPWIFEMVMALQKKKLLQENITIPRSKNELQQLIEQI; the protein is encoded by the coding sequence ATGACAGCATTTTATTTTGAACTCAACCAATTATCATATGCCTATGCAGATGGTACGAAAGCGTTGTCAGATATTACATTAGACATTCCAAAAGGGAAAAAAATCGCCATACTCGGGCATAATGGCGCAGGAAAATCGACTTTGTTTCAGCATCTTAATGGTATTTTGAAACCTACAGCTGGGACGATTTTATTCGAAGGCAACGGACTGGAATATAGTCGAAAAGCTTTAAAAGTTCTACGTCAGCAGGTAGGCATTGTCTTTCAGAATGCAGATCATCAGCTTTTTTCAGGGACCGTCAAGCAAGATATAGCATTTGGACCATTGAACCTCGGCTGGTCTACTGAAAAAATGGAAGAAAAAATAGCATGGGCCGTTGCGCAAACCGAAGTGGAAGATTTGCTCGATAAACCCATTCATTTTCTAAGCGTAGGTCAGAAAAAGCGTGTGGCGATGGCAGGTGTTTTAGCGATGGAGCCCTCTGTCCTTTTATTAGACGAACCAACGGCAGGTCTTGATAATTATTATGCTACACAAGTATTACAATACTTAGCCAAATTAGAAGATGGTGAGAGAACCATTTTACTAGCAACTCATGACATTCCTCTCGCCTATGAATGGGCAGATCTAATGATCGTCATGGAAGCAGGAAAAATTATTTATAACGGCGATCCAATCGCCTTGTTTTATGAAGAAGAATTATTAAAACGCGCACATCTTGAACGGCCATGGATTTTTGAGATGGTCATGGCCTTACAAAAAAAGAAGCTATTGCAGGAAAACATCACAATCCCCCGCTCCAAAAATGAATTACAACAATTAATCGAACAGATCTAA